CTGCTCTTAACTTAGCAAGCCTGCATTGTCGCTTTGGCCACTAGTGAGTACAAGTACTGCATACATGAGCATTTTACCACATAGGCAGCATTTGTATCAAGTATCTTGTTGTCTTACCTCCTTTTCTTACCATCAGTAAACAGGCTGACCTGGCTCTACAGGAGGCTATTCGCATTGCCCAGGAGTCCAATGACCATGTATGCTTGCAGCACTGCCTGgtaatatgctttttttttaccccagTTATTGTTCTTTTTCACGGCACTGCTTTACTGTGATTTATGGTAATTGTGTTTGAGAAGTCCACCACAATGTCTTTGTGTCTCCTTTTGTCCCACGTCAGAGTTGGCTCTACACACTGGAACAGATGAAGGGATCTGACAGCACTGTGTTAACTGAGGATTCAGTGAAAATGGCTGCCCATTTCTGCCTGCCAGTGAGTACAAAATTATCTCTGAAACAAGAATGAAAAAACACCTAAAACTGCATGCTGTGATCTGATATTCTGGCCTCTGACtcacaatgcaaacaaaatgtaaaaatcagcCTAAAATACACTGTCCATAGGTTTACGCGAACATCACAGCATCATAAGTttactcatgttttttttccaaaagtagTCTTCTACATTAACCTATTTTTAACAAACCTTGTCTTCAGGGACCATTACCCACTTTACAAATAGCATTGATGTCTTACACTGTTTTTATTCTGAGGACTGACTATTGATGAAAATCTTGTTTTTAATGACAGCATTTAGGGTGTAAAGGTGACAATGTTACAGGTCCATTACACTCCTTGCAATGAGATTTTTGCACTTTCTTTCGAAAGTAGAGACTAATCTACTGTAAAATACTATAACGCCAAAGCAGCACTTGATTACCTCAAATGAAAAGTTATTGGTGTTTAATGTGTATCCTGACCCATATGTTTTTTCTCTGCCAGTGTTCCTACCTAAAGAAACCTACAGGactacataaaataataaaagcaagaGATTGCAAATTAACACATGGTCTACTTCAAATTTAAGGGCATAGAGTATgcatcatttaccatttatgttgGCTGGCTTTAACTgacatttatatacagtatttgtatagTTCATCCTCCCAACTGATGTGTTTTAGTACCTGGCATCTCTGGGCATTCAGTCTCTGGTCCAGCAGGGGGCAACACAAGGTAAGACAGCCCACAAACTGATGGATGCACTGAAGGACACGGACATCCTACACTGGAAGCACAGTCTGTCGGAGCTGATCGAGATCAGCCTGGCTCAGACTACATCCATATGGAGGATGTACGGCAAGAGGTCAGACTCCTCACCTAGCCAACCTAGCACGCCATTGTCTTTTTTGTTCACAGTTAGTGACCGTTAACTGAATGCTGGCACACATCCTTCTCCTCACTGACCTCAAATTACTGTGTGAAACATGGCTGAATTATCTAATGTTTTTATACACTGGCTAATATTTTGGACAGCTGAACACCTAAGACTTTTGTCTAAGTCATGAGTGTGGGCTTTTGTGTGTCGTGCAGCACCATGGCTCTGCAACAGGCCCAGCTGCTTCTTAATATGAGCAGTCTAGAGCCAGTCAACTTCGGTGTCCAGCAGAATAACACAGAGGCCTTCGCCGTGGCTCTCTGCCACCTGGCTGAGCTACACGCTGAGCAGGTAACGCATTCGACTTGATCTCGTCTGTCTACTTTTGGCTCTGCTGTTCCATATCCATTAGTCAGTGGTCCCAGCATTGCAGAGAGGTAATAGACATTGATCAGATCTGCTTTCCAGCTCCTGGTTAGAGTTCAGCTCTTAACTTTTTACCTCTGCTACAGGGTCTGTACAGTGCAGTTTCAGAGATTCTTCAGCATCTAAAAGAACAGTTTCCACCACACACGCAGCACGCCAAGGTGGGTTTAATCATCAATACTTTATCGTTCAGTGTTACTTTACAAAGGCAGGGTGTAAAGTAAAGAAACAAGTAGACAATTTAAAAGCTGTAAGAcctcttttttgccttttaaggACGATTTCATAACTCAGAGCATAGTGCCAACACTGAAAATTGCAAATATCTTTTGTGGAGTTAGAATTTCAGCATTCTGGATTTAGTTTACTAAATACAGGGGAAATGTATTCACTATCATAATAGGAATATTTTACCTTGCCTGTTTATTTTAAGTACTTTGTAATTGGggattaaatgtttgtgttttaactgttttcCACTATAATTATATTAAAGTCAATATAATGAATTTAGTTTAGATGACATAGTTTAGTATATTtgaattatattataaattatattatattatttttcacataGTAATGTGGAGTATAAAAAAACTTCAAATTTATTGGTAGCatactggtaaaaaaaaaaaatcaaattagaTGTGTTTCTATTACAAGTAGCAGCAAGAGAATATTAAGTACATTTAGTTAGGCTACGTCTAGCTGTGAACTTGAAGTGGCTCTTTTTATGTGGCAGCACAATCCCTGCAATTTAGCTTGGGCTCCAGTTTATAGTTAATTCAAATTAATGGAAATGAAATATCTTTGGCTTTAGTGTCTCTTTTAGGTAGCCTAGTTTATGAGaggaaataataattattattatttttgtttcttggtTGCTGAGTCAGCTCTGGATGCTGTGTGATTTGAAAATCCAGTTTGAGAGACACATGAACGAAGGGAAATGTCATTTAGCAGAGCCACTAGTCACAGCTATCTCAGccttaaacaaaacagaaggtCTCTACAGGTAAGCACAATCATTAACATCCTCTCATACACGTGTAATCAATGCTGTAGCAGTAACAGTGTGTTTGCTAACAGGAAAGCTCAAGTTCTGAAGGCCCTTAACCGAAGCACTGAGGCATACAGCATTTTACAGCGGCTGCAGGTCCATTGTGAGAAGACTAAATGTGCAGAGATGGTCATCAGGTAGATGGATGCTTCTgggttatttatttaatcacatatttatttatgtattcattcattcattcattcgaTGAAACTTATTCTGACACCATGATTATCTATTTCCTGGACAGGAAAACAAAGGCATCCAAGTCTAACCCTTCTTTTAACTCTTACTCAAGCTGGCTTTGCAACATTATTTATTCTTGTCTACATCATGGCCTGTTTATGTCTCCTACAGAGTGATGCTCTGCACCGCTGAGCTCCATTGGGAGTCGTCTGGCTTCTCCAcagctcttcctctcctcctgcagGCTTTGGCACTTGCCAGACAGCACCACCTACAGTCTCTGGCCTCAGAGACAATCTTGCACCTGTCCTTCACTCAGGTCAGCCACGACAGAGAAAGAGACTTCACTCAAACACTGTTGCTGCTCCATTCTATACACATCATCACAGCCTTTACTCAAATGACTGCTgtatatgcaaaacaaaaacaggacagGTGAAGCGACACAGTATGTCATGTGGGTTTGTTTCATTTCCTTTCAACAGCTAATGTTAGGGATTCCTGAGCAGGCGCTGAGTGTACTGCATGAAGCTATTGAGCCTGTTCTAGCTCACGGATCAGTCATGGACAAAGGCCGTGCTCTGTTGCTGACAGCCCGCTGTCAAATGGCAGGGGCTGGCTTCAGGCCAAATGGACAAGGGCAAGCAGGTAACAATTCAAACCCTTTGCCAAACACTGATCCCTACCTTATGGCGCCTATTGATTGTCCATTTGCATGTTACTTTTTATGGTCTACCTGCAGATTTGCATTTGGCAGCTTTGGCTGTTGACACCCTGAATGAGGCTGCAGCATATTTCTCCAAGCTGAACTGTAAGGAACGACTGCGGGATGTCCACTACCTGCAGGCTCAGCTTCACCAGTCTCTAGGACATACCTCACAGTGCAATAAAAGTGCCATGCTTTTCCGGCTGCTTGACCAAGAGCTGCAATCACCAGCACCACCAGTCTCCATGCGACTCTAACTGCTCCCTGTTTATTTACACACTGTAAATTTGTTGGCTACTGAAAGTAACACAGAACCTAAGTGTTATATTGAGGAGCTGTTGCTTACCACTAGATGGTAGTGCAGCTATGTCCTGCTCTCTCTCAGCACCAAGGAATTTCATTTAGAATTACTTTGAATCATAGGTATTCTGAATCTCTTTACACGCAATGCCAGGATCATAATTAAAGAGGACAATATCAACAGTCCTAAATAAGACTGACCTTTCAGTAGACAAATAATGGATCCATTTTCTCATCACCCGTGGGGAGGCAGAGATTTGAATGATGATCTATTAATAAATATAGTGTATTGGCTTCCTCCAGAGCAGAATTTGTCTGACAGACATGCATGCCAGCCAACGGTGTGGTAGAAATGTTAAAAGTTTATCAGAAATTGTCAGGGCCATACTGATTTACCCACCGCTTTTTGATGAATGAGGGTAATATCACAGTTAGCTACAAGATGAATGTGTTTCAGTGCCCTGGATGATTCATATTACAGCTGAAGAATACTGATGAAGCTGGAATCCAGGGAGGAAATTGtgatcacatttattttgtaatagaCCCTTGCTGACATTACAGCTGATACTGGATCAGTATTTGACGTGTGTCTGACACGATTTGTGAGAACCACTTAGGCTGACATTACATTTCTGACAATTTGTTTCATCTTATTTCATTTCCACTTGATCTGAAGCAAGTATAGAACTAAATAGAGTAGGAATAGATCTGTTTTTGGaatattagtttagttttattggTATTTAGTTACTTTTTGTCCATACAGTACCTTATTTCAGgttacaggttttttttatgttttttttatgttttttttatcctgcaCAAGCAGGTGGCTTGTCTGATTTGGAGCCCTCACAGGCTGTTGACAGGAAACGTCTCTCTCGTTTACCATCTGTGCCAGCCCATTGAAATTTTCTGTTGTATTAATTTTAACTGCCATGTTAGGTTTCATGACATGTACTGCACAAACAGTTAGATTACAACGATGGACAGTAAAAGCAGGCCTATTTTCTATGTCAATATCATTAAGAGTCATGTAATCCACCCTGTTGTTACAAGTGAGGTTCTTTGACTGTTGCTTGTTATATGATATGTTGTCAGGCACAGAGCCATGAATTACCTGTTTGGCTTGATTTCAAATAACAGTGGGTAAAGAATGTAGGGCAGTTCACGGGGTTGTTTTACCATAAAATATTTCCAGGatgtagaaaaatgtatttgttagtCTTGTAGAGACTTTAGCATATGATTTTCAAAGTCTTAATGCCACATCATTGATTTGCAGCAGTTAAATTCAAATTACTAATCATTAGACATCAAGTTCAGCAGACCTATATTAACAGCAGAAAGCCTTATTTCTATTTGATGTTGCTGGCTACCAAGTGCTTCTAATGTAGCAGAGCAATATCCATGGGCTGAGAAAATTCTACCTTTGACTGTTGCTGATACTTGGCTGTTCATTGCAAAATAATGATCCTAAAAATGGTGCGGGGGGAGGGAGGAAGAACATTACTAAAGAATGACTTCCAAAAAAGAGACACCTTTAAGGAATGAGCCCAGACTTGCCTTTCCAGCTGTTTGACTGTTTAATAagtatgttaaatataaaagatTCTAAATATGTGATATCTTAAGCACATTGTAATTGTCTCTAATTGTgactgagaaagaaaatcatATTTTGATGCATTAAACAGAATTTctaaggggctcagagctgtcATGTGTGGGCAGTCCTTGTCCCTTTTAAGGAATGCAgcaagaaataaatatttgtgagAACATTAGGAACATGCCTGCTTAAAAGCATCTCCATGCTTGAAAGCTAATTTGGATTCTCATGTTATAATGCTTATGTTAGAATTTACCTTTTGACTAAGtttgccaaacaaaaacagccgaATTAAACAAGCAGCTTAAACACTTAATATTTGACTTGGTAATAAATTGATAATAAAAGTTATTGTCAGTCTTCCAGAAGCCTTGGGCCAATTATTTGGGCAGATGTGGTAAAGAGGTCGCTCACTAATCCCAGGttttatggtttaaaaaaaaaaatccctgtctCTTCCAatccatatgtcaaagtgtccttgacatTGAACCCTACGTTTCTCTTAGTGGGTCAGTTCAGCACCTTGCCTGGCAATTGcccgtgtgtgtgagagagagaatgggtAAATGAGCATTACCCATTATGCTATATTATAATGGGTATTGAGGTAAATAACTAGGTAGAAAAATACTTTGTAattgcagacaatttaccatttacagtacatgaggTTCAGTATTAACACTGAAGAACAAACTATAACCACAAACTAAGAAAAAAGATATAGTGATATTGTGCCAAATATTTCAGTACAGAAACAGTGCAGTTTCTatggtaaaatataaaatctttgttcaaaatgtttaataacaAGCATAAGAACAATGcatgtttagaaaaatatatatgcaGATGTATTTTTCAACATACACTATACATTCACTTAACCTCTActtgaaattaaacatttacaatttaaaaattattgtttaaCTATTGAAGCACGATAGAAAACAATACGGTTTCCTCTGAATGAAGCTTGTTTCAGGATAAACACTTGTGTCAGGAGAAAGATATAGGTGGACATTTTGGTAGAGCATCCAGCAACCTGAGGTGTCCTTTTGGTATGTCTGTTTTCAGTTCTAGTTTTTAATTGGGTTTTCGCCATTTTGACAAAAACGAACCATACTTTTTCAGACAAAGTTTTTCCTCGTACAATAACATAAATGCAAATACTACATGGAAAACATACAGTCACTCATTTTCTTACctaaaacaatgataaaaactAAGAACATTTCTTAGTGTGGCATTAACATTTGCCTAATTTTTGATACTTAGCTGTTTTGAATAATTTGGGTACTGTGTTATACCCTACATACACAGGAGTCAAACTAGGTGCCACCTCTTACTTTacttgaaaacacaaaaataatgccAAAAGTAAAGCtaaatatttgaatttcaaTAAAAAGAGGTATTGAAGTcagtcatttttcatgtttgagTAAAAGAAATGCATCTCAGAGGAGAAAAGGTGGCTGTGTCTCCATAGCTTAAACACTGCTTCAGTCTTCAGTGCTGGAACCTTGGTGTAGTGCCTCTATTTCAGTGTCTATGAGGAGACCGTCCAGACCTgaaggagcagagcagaggagggcCTGAAGATATGCTCAGTATCCTGCCGGGTAGCCTCCTTTCCTGGGGTCAGACTCTGCACAGAGACGCTCTCCCTGCCGCACCACTGCTTGGACTACAGAGTCTGGAGTCCTCAGCAGCTGTGTTACATGGTTCTTCTGGGCGAGGCCCTCAAGGACACTCTGCCATGgtatcatcacacacacacacacacacagaaaaatatgaaGTCTTGGGCAGGAAGTTACAGTGTTGAATGTGGTCAAAGTGGTCTTTATTAAAAGTTAATAAAGAAATAGATGTATTAAAGTgaatatatttttgattttgcaTCACTTTGATTATTACTTATGTATAAACCTTGACATTTCTGAATTTTGTAATGCACACCACATGTCATTCCACAGACTTTTTCCTTCAGACATTTCCTTCATTGTGTCAGGAGGAATTTCTTCAACATAGGCACAAACATTCACTTGAACTTACAGATAAAGTGAACAGTTTTTAGAGGTCAAAGATCAAGAGATTTTATCCAGAGTTTTAAGTTTTCAATTTAATATTCATACTGacatctttaaatatatttttaaataattaaaataaaagtttgccTGCTGAGTGGAAGGTCGTCCAAAGAACACATGGAGTGTCAAGTTTTTAGTCAAaagagattttttaaaaaatcagctTATTACTGATTTCATTTATTCCACGTATTGTTTATTATCACAAGCATCCAAGTATGACCCACCTTCTCAAAGCCCTGCTCCACCACTGTCATGTTTGGGTTGAGCTGATTGTGAAGTCGTGGTGCTGTGACAGCTTTCTTTAGGTCATAGTTGAAGAACAGGGAGTTCAAAATGACCTGTTCAGTGCAAATGCACAATGCAAAATGCAACATATCAAGTGTcagtgaaggttctcagtcattCAGGTTCAGAATTCTCAAAGTTGAGTCACAATAACtggattttcttcttcttagctGGAAATATTTCGCTACTTGGAGGAGTAACAAAATGGTTCCAATGaaggaaaaagaacaaagaattACCTTTGACATAGCTAAACTTTCAGAGAATACATGATGTGTCACGTCACTGAGTGCACCCATTCTCCCAGGTTAGTGTAAGTACAGAATTGCGATGCATGAGAAGGAAACTTACTAAGGCGGTGGCTGTGGTGATTTTTGTTCCACCAGATGCTCCTACAAccatttttacttcattttctttgttaaagATTATAGTGGGGCACATGGAAGACAGTGGCCTCTTGCCTGCAACAGATAAACAGAATGgactttgtaaaaaaatattatctgCTACCTTGCATTCAACATCTAAAACTTAAACACTTTCATCAACACATTTTTGCAAGTAAAAACATACGTGGAACAACACTGAGCCATGATGTGAGGTTAGAACTTagctctgtgttttaaaattgaGGAAACTGATGCTGTTGGTGAGCTAAAGATATTAGATTTCCCAACAAGGACAAGTGCAGGAAAAAGTAAAAGGCCAAGAGAAACACCACCTCAGTGACATCCTGACTAGAGAAAGGGTCAAGTAACGTCCTCTTTGGGATTGTGGAAACAAGGGGTTTGA
This window of the Channa argus isolate prfri chromosome 11, Channa argus male v1.0, whole genome shotgun sequence genome carries:
- the anapc5 gene encoding anaphase-promoting complex subunit 5; the protein is MASVHESLYFNPMMTNGVVHANVFGIKDWVTPYKISVLALLYEMTASKLTLPERRRLNKLILPLQQGPDLTLDQFLKTVEECCPQTAYAVKLRLHEMADGELKDMEYFFSTLTTPFTSFDTEPYKTSVVGLFMRHMLLAYNKLSFSQVYKLYKSLQHYYHSHYAKPTDGQVGLPALAADDSEMDLTSTEDTIERIDKEELDTPLHESELRNDNTTTKGPLSQKQAEYFLARQAYLLKNDENKALKPAALQEELNNMLKFNPDFAEAHYLNYLNSMRVQDIFLSAHSLLHYFDRLILSGNEGKSNGDDGYGRSLRYAALNLASLHCRFGHYKQADLALQEAIRIAQESNDHVCLQHCLSWLYTLEQMKGSDSTVLTEDSVKMAAHFCLPYLASLGIQSLVQQGATQGKTAHKLMDALKDTDILHWKHSLSELIEISLAQTTSIWRMYGKSTMALQQAQLLLNMSSLEPVNFGVQQNNTEAFAVALCHLAELHAEQGLYSAVSEILQHLKEQFPPHTQHAKLWMLCDLKIQFERHMNEGKCHLAEPLVTAISALNKTEGLYRKAQVLKALNRSTEAYSILQRLQVHCEKTKCAEMVIRVMLCTAELHWESSGFSTALPLLLQALALARQHHLQSLASETILHLSFTQLMLGIPEQALSVLHEAIEPVLAHGSVMDKGRALLLTARCQMAGAGFRPNGQGQADLHLAALAVDTLNEAAAYFSKLNCKERLRDVHYLQAQLHQSLGHTSQCNKSAMLFRLLDQELQSPAPPVSMRL